One window of the Chryseotalea sp. WA131a genome contains the following:
- a CDS encoding saccharopine dehydrogenase NADP-binding domain-containing protein, translating to MANILVLGAGRSSSALIDYIIKQAEKFEWRVTVGDVSKQAAETRIGNGKATAISFDIQHLEQSQAAIGSADVVISLIPAHLHSLVAKICLAKGKHLLTASYVSPEMKSFHDEALQKGLLFLNECGLDPGIDHMSAMQVIDQIKSEEGKLTSFESFTGGLIAPETDPENPWRYKFTWNPRNVVMAGQSTAKYLQNGEYKFIPYQQLFQRITPVTVPGFGAYEGYANRDSLSYLDTYQLQGIKTMLRGTLRNQGYCSAWNILVQAGCCDDGYWMENVASMTHRSFIISFLDLQDESIEEKLELMFDLKFDSEELKRLRWSGLFSDELVGLANGTPAQILEHILNKKWKLQAGDKDFIVMWHRFKFLKDGKEKEIQAYLTAKGDDEISTAMAKTVGLPLGIAAKLLLQGKIEQRGVMIPVTREIYEPVLEELSELGIRLIHG from the coding sequence ATGGCAAATATTTTAGTATTGGGAGCAGGCCGCTCGTCTTCAGCATTGATTGATTACATCATTAAGCAAGCTGAAAAATTTGAATGGAGAGTTACCGTAGGAGATGTTTCAAAGCAAGCTGCCGAAACACGCATTGGCAATGGAAAAGCAACCGCTATTTCATTTGATATTCAGCATCTCGAACAGAGTCAAGCAGCAATTGGTTCTGCAGATGTGGTCATATCGTTGATACCAGCACACCTCCATTCATTGGTGGCCAAAATTTGTTTAGCGAAGGGCAAACATTTGCTTACCGCGAGTTATGTTTCACCAGAGATGAAGTCATTTCATGACGAAGCATTACAAAAAGGATTACTTTTTTTGAATGAATGTGGGCTTGATCCGGGCATCGACCATATGAGTGCCATGCAAGTAATCGATCAAATCAAATCAGAAGAGGGGAAGCTTACCTCTTTTGAATCTTTCACAGGTGGATTGATTGCCCCCGAAACCGATCCTGAAAACCCATGGCGCTATAAATTCACTTGGAACCCGCGCAATGTGGTGATGGCAGGACAAAGCACGGCCAAGTATTTGCAAAACGGTGAGTATAAATTTATTCCGTACCAACAGTTGTTTCAACGAATTACCCCCGTAACCGTTCCGGGTTTTGGCGCGTACGAAGGCTATGCCAATCGCGATTCACTTTCGTACTTAGATACCTACCAATTGCAAGGAATCAAAACGATGCTGCGCGGCACGTTGCGCAACCAAGGCTATTGCAGTGCGTGGAATATCCTCGTACAAGCAGGTTGCTGTGACGATGGCTATTGGATGGAGAATGTTGCCTCGATGACACATCGAAGTTTCATCATCTCGTTCTTGGATTTGCAAGATGAATCGATCGAAGAGAAATTGGAACTCATGTTCGATTTGAAATTCGACAGTGAAGAATTGAAACGCTTGCGCTGGAGCGGATTGTTTTCGGATGAATTGGTTGGTCTAGCCAACGGCACACCCGCTCAAATTCTAGAACACATTTTAAACAAAAAGTGGAAACTGCAAGCAGGTGATAAAGATTTTATAGTGATGTGGCACCGCTTTAAATTTTTGAAGGATGGAAAGGAAAAAGAAATACAGGCTTACCTGACTGCTAAAGGCGATGATGAAATAAGCACGGCCATGGCCAAAACGGTAGGTTTGCCTTTGGGTATTGCGGCCAAGCTTTTGCTGCAAGGGAAAATAGAACAACGTGGTGTGATGATTCCAGTAACGAGGGAAATTTATGAGCCAGTTTTAGAAGAACTAAGTGAACTGGGAATACGATTGATTCATGGTTAA
- the cdd gene encoding cytidine deaminase: MKDFEVYRSLEELDAESKYLVHKAKDATAHAYAPYSKFHVGAAVILEDDTVVIGANQENAAYPLCMCAERVALYAAISAHPEKKITKLAVVAHKKNHKELVPATSCGACRQVILEFEHRQQAPIQIIQLAAEGQWIISKDSGCLLPYHFSKENL; this comes from the coding sequence ATGAAAGATTTTGAAGTATATCGTTCTTTAGAAGAGCTTGATGCCGAATCGAAGTATTTGGTTCATAAAGCAAAAGATGCCACCGCGCATGCTTACGCTCCTTATTCCAAATTTCATGTGGGGGCGGCAGTTATTTTAGAAGATGATACGGTTGTAATAGGAGCCAATCAAGAAAATGCTGCTTACCCGCTTTGCATGTGTGCTGAGCGGGTGGCCTTGTACGCGGCCATTTCTGCGCACCCCGAAAAAAAGATAACCAAGCTGGCGGTGGTGGCCCACAAGAAAAACCATAAAGAGTTGGTGCCGGCCACCTCGTGCGGGGCATGTCGCCAAGTGATATTGGAGTTTGAGCACCGCCAACAAGCACCCATTCAAATCATACAATTAGCGGCCGAGGGGCAATGGATCATCAGCAAAGATTCAGGCTGCTTGCTTCCGTATCATTTTTCGAAGGAGAATTTGTAA
- a CDS encoding alpha/beta hydrolase fold domain-containing protein: MRTAFLFAFFVTLACGKDQIASIPSPPIKETRSVNFNNVSVDVVIDKPEGNVLDVIVAYHGTVFLDSKILTAANTTLDAVKKITDRKDVMFVSVAYPEEGLLMGDNVKQSEAALLWVKNKASQELGITVKKIFLVGHSQGGYIVTRLNRMHETNGVVANAPGPLDLILRCQLEESDRTPASVTCDLLRSVYGSTSSNSNAYQQRSLLFFADGFKSDILFIQGLLDAQIQLTSWPTFKQKVTQCSNCKDRQFFDVANYEHTALFDSPEAKVKYNSFLNR, encoded by the coding sequence ATGCGCACCGCCTTTTTATTTGCTTTTTTCGTGACTCTTGCCTGCGGTAAGGATCAAATTGCTAGCATCCCATCTCCACCAATAAAAGAAACCCGGTCTGTCAACTTCAACAATGTATCGGTTGATGTAGTTATTGACAAACCCGAGGGCAATGTACTGGATGTGATTGTTGCCTACCACGGCACGGTTTTCTTGGATAGCAAAATCCTTACAGCCGCCAATACAACGCTGGACGCTGTCAAGAAAATTACCGATCGAAAAGATGTTATGTTTGTAAGTGTTGCTTACCCCGAAGAAGGTCTTTTAATGGGCGATAATGTAAAACAATCTGAAGCCGCCTTGCTCTGGGTAAAAAACAAAGCGAGTCAAGAATTGGGAATTACAGTGAAAAAGATTTTTTTGGTAGGCCACTCACAAGGAGGCTACATTGTTACCCGACTCAACAGAATGCACGAAACAAACGGTGTTGTTGCCAACGCCCCGGGCCCGCTTGATTTGATCCTGAGGTGTCAGTTAGAAGAAAGTGATAGGACACCTGCCTCTGTTACCTGCGACTTGCTTCGAAGTGTCTACGGAAGCACCTCATCCAATAGCAATGCCTACCAACAACGTTCACTCTTGTTCTTTGCCGATGGCTTTAAGTCTGACATCTTATTTATTCAAGGGTTGTTAGATGCGCAAATCCAACTAACATCTTGGCCTACGTTTAAACAAAAGGTAACTCAATGCAGCAATTGCAAGGATCGTCAATTTTTTGACGTGGCTAACTATGAGCACACGGCCTTATTTGATAGCCCGGAGGCTAAAGTAAAATACAATAGCTTTCTTAACAGGTAG